Proteins co-encoded in one Streptococcus pyogenes genomic window:
- a CDS encoding CvpA family protein, whose protein sequence is MLSLLIVLILTWNFYIGYSRGIILQSFYVLGALLSLLVANRFYIGLAHKLTLWIPYSNPVEGTSVFFFKSVDIFVLDKVYYAGLAFFIIFLLGYALSRFLGIFVHFLLLNYFDNQWTKCLSGGLAFLVSLLFLNMLLSIFATVPMPFLQHYLHSSFLARLVIEHLPPLTIIIQKLWIQAII, encoded by the coding sequence ATGTTATCTTTATTGATAGTGCTTATTTTAACTTGGAATTTTTATATTGGTTATAGTAGAGGTATTATTCTTCAATCGTTTTATGTCTTAGGAGCCCTACTTTCTCTTTTGGTAGCTAATCGATTTTATATTGGATTAGCCCATAAGCTAACGCTTTGGATTCCTTATTCTAACCCGGTAGAAGGAACATCAGTCTTTTTCTTTAAATCAGTTGATATCTTTGTTTTAGATAAGGTTTATTATGCAGGCCTTGCCTTTTTTATCATTTTCTTATTGGGGTATGCATTGAGTCGCTTTCTTGGGATTTTTGTTCATTTCCTTTTGCTAAATTATTTTGATAACCAGTGGACAAAATGTTTGAGTGGCGGACTAGCGTTTCTAGTATCGCTTCTTTTTTTGAACATGTTACTGTCTATTTTTGCAACGGTCCCTATGCCTTTTTTACAGCACTATTTGCACTCTAGTTTTCTTGCTCGTTTGGTGATCGAACACCTTCCACCATTGACAATAATTATTCAAAAATTGTGGATTCAAGCCATTATTTGA
- the rnhC gene encoding ribonuclease HIII: MNTLVLKIDAILSKHLKKQLAPYTISSQNTYVAFAAKKNGVTVLLYKSGKLVLQGNGANALAQELNLPVAKTVFEASNNSQDIPIIGSDEVGNGSYFGGIAVVASFVDPKDHSFLKKLGVDDSKKLSDKTIQQIAPLLEKQIPHQSLLLSPKKYNELVGKSKPYNAISIKVALHNQAIFLLLQKGIQPKQIVIDAFTSQSNYEKHLKKEKNHFPNPLTFQEKAESHYLAVAVSSIIARNLFLDNLDQLGQDLGYQLPSGAGSASDKVASQLLAAYGMSSLEYSAKLHFANTHKAQALLTK, translated from the coding sequence ATGAATACCTTAGTTTTGAAAATAGATGCTATACTGAGTAAACATTTAAAAAAACAGCTAGCCCCCTACACCATCAGTAGCCAAAATACCTATGTAGCCTTTGCTGCTAAAAAAAATGGGGTTACTGTTTTGCTGTACAAATCCGGAAAATTAGTTCTCCAGGGAAACGGTGCAAATGCTTTAGCTCAAGAGCTTAATCTTCCAGTAGCTAAGACAGTTTTTGAAGCAAGCAACAATAGCCAAGATATACCTATAATCGGCAGTGATGAGGTGGGTAATGGCTCTTATTTTGGTGGGATTGCTGTTGTGGCAAGTTTTGTCGATCCTAAAGATCATTCCTTCCTGAAAAAGCTTGGGGTTGATGATTCTAAAAAATTATCGGATAAAACCATTCAACAGATTGCGCCTCTGTTAGAGAAACAAATACCTCATCAATCACTTCTCCTATCACCTAAAAAATATAACGAATTGGTTGGTAAAAGTAAACCATATAATGCCATTTCTATCAAAGTTGCTCTTCATAACCAAGCTATTTTTTTGTTGTTACAAAAAGGCATTCAACCTAAACAAATTGTTATTGATGCTTTCACTAGCCAATCAAATTATGAAAAGCATCTAAAAAAGGAAAAAAACCATTTCCCAAATCCTCTAACCTTTCAAGAAAAGGCAGAAAGTCACTATTTGGCTGTGGCTGTTAGCTCTATCATTGCTAGAAATCTATTTTTAGACAATCTCGATCAATTAGGTCAAGATTTAGGTTACCAACTCCCAAGCGGTGCTGGTTCAGCTTCAGATAAAGTTGCTAGCCAACTCTTAGCCGCTTATGGTATGTCTAGCTTAGAATATAGTGCTAAACTTCACTTCGCCAACACTCACAAAGCGCAAGCGCTTCTCACTAAATAA
- the lepB gene encoding signal peptidase I translates to MKQFIKEWGPFTLFLILFGLSRLFLWQAVKVDGHSMDPTLAHGERLIVFNQARIDRFDIVVAQEEENGQKKEIVKRVIGLPGDTISYNDDTLYINGKKTVEPYLAEYLKQFKNDKLQKTYAYNTLFQQLAETSDAFTTNSEGQTRFEMSVPKGEYLLLGDDRIVSRDSREVGSFKKENLIGEVKARFWPLNKMTVFN, encoded by the coding sequence ATGAAACAGTTTATTAAAGAATGGGGCCCATTCACTCTCTTTTTAATTCTCTTTGGTCTATCTCGTCTTTTTTTGTGGCAGGCTGTTAAAGTAGACGGCCATTCTATGGACCCAACTCTAGCTCATGGCGAACGCCTTATCGTTTTTAATCAAGCTAGAATTGATCGCTTTGATATTGTAGTTGCTCAGGAAGAAGAAAACGGACAAAAGAAAGAAATCGTAAAAAGAGTTATTGGATTGCCAGGCGATACCATTTCTTATAATGATGACACACTTTATATTAATGGTAAAAAAACAGTTGAGCCGTATTTGGCTGAGTATCTAAAACAATTTAAAAACGATAAACTCCAAAAAACTTACGCCTATAATACCCTATTCCAACAGTTAGCAGAAACATCTGATGCTTTTACAACTAATTCTGAGGGACAAACACGCTTTGAGATGAGTGTTCCAAAAGGAGAATACCTTCTTCTTGGTGATGATCGTATTGTTTCCAGGGATAGTCGCGAAGTTGGTAGTTTCAAAAAAGAAAACCTTATCGGTGAAGTGAAAGCTCGTTTTTGGCCACTCAATAAAATGACCGTTTTTAATTAG
- a CDS encoding ATP-dependent RecD-like DNA helicase yields the protein MEYVFTGTVDRIIFENQANFFKILLLAIEDTDSDIDDFEIIITGTMADIIEGDDYTFWGELTQHPKYGQQLKLSRYQKIKPSSSGLVNYFSSDHFKGIGKKTAEKIIALYGHNTIDHILEDPSKLETISGLSKANRQAFVAKLKLNYGTEQLIAGLVELGLSNRFALQAFEKYKEEALDLVKENPYQLVEDLQGFGFKMADALAENLGIESDSPKRFRAALLHCLLEESINRGDTYVQARQLLDFAITLLEDARQVECDPAAVAEQLSELIIEGKIKNSDTKLFDASLYFAEEGIANNISRLLDTPLSQSFSHDTIQTTIQAVQKDFAITYDQVQQEAITKALTSKVFLLTGGPGTGKTTVIRGILQAYANLHQIDLDKKDLPILLAAPTGRAARRMNELTGLPSATIHRHLGLNGDNDYQAMEDYLDCDLLIVDEFSMVDTWLANQLLGAINSTTQVIIVGDSDQLPSVGPGQVLSDLLKVNSLPQIALQKIFRQSQESTIVNLADQMRRGILAADFRDKKADRSYFEAQAAFIPDMIQKIVLSAIKSGIPAEEIQILAPMYKGQAGINHLNQLMQELLNPLQGQTEFLFNDTHFRKGDKVLHLVNDAQLNVFNGDIGYITDLIPAKYTESKQDELILDFDGSEVTYPRNEWLKLTLAYAMSIHKSQGSEFQVVILPITRQSGRLLQRNVIYTAITRSKSKLILLGEYTAFEYAIKHEGDKRQTYLIERFQEQSDLASSQPNQELKSKEQTSLFSNTATLEDDSQKSSSQSTNSNPTENSQSDNDDFRLTPENYSTIDSMIGLTESDIALFFQKKS from the coding sequence ATGGAATACGTTTTTACAGGTACTGTTGATCGTATCATTTTTGAAAACCAGGCTAATTTCTTTAAAATTCTCCTCCTTGCCATTGAGGATACAGACAGTGACATTGACGACTTTGAAATCATTATCACAGGAACGATGGCTGACATTATTGAAGGAGATGACTACACCTTTTGGGGGGAATTGACCCAGCACCCTAAATATGGACAGCAACTCAAACTAAGCCGTTACCAAAAAATCAAACCTAGTTCATCTGGTTTGGTTAATTATTTCTCTAGCGACCATTTTAAGGGGATTGGTAAAAAAACAGCGGAGAAAATCATTGCGCTATATGGTCATAATACCATTGACCATATTTTAGAAGACCCAAGCAAATTAGAAACTATCTCTGGCCTATCTAAGGCTAATCGTCAAGCCTTTGTCGCTAAACTAAAATTGAATTACGGCACAGAGCAACTGATTGCTGGTCTCGTCGAACTTGGCCTTAGCAACCGTTTTGCCCTTCAAGCGTTTGAAAAGTATAAAGAAGAGGCTCTTGACCTTGTTAAAGAAAATCCCTATCAGTTAGTCGAAGATCTACAAGGTTTTGGGTTTAAAATGGCAGATGCTCTCGCTGAAAACTTAGGGATTGAAAGCGACTCTCCGAAACGTTTTCGTGCAGCCCTCCTTCACTGTCTCTTGGAAGAATCCATCAATCGAGGAGATACTTATGTCCAAGCACGACAATTATTAGACTTTGCCATCACACTCCTTGAAGATGCACGTCAAGTAGAATGTGATCCTGCTGCTGTGGCTGAACAACTAAGCGAGTTAATCATAGAGGGCAAAATCAAAAACAGTGACACCAAACTGTTTGATGCTAGCCTTTATTTTGCTGAAGAAGGGATTGCTAACAACATCTCTCGTCTCTTAGATACTCCTTTAAGTCAGTCATTTAGTCATGATACCATTCAAACAACCATCCAAGCCGTTCAAAAAGACTTTGCCATCACCTATGACCAAGTGCAGCAAGAAGCCATTACTAAGGCTTTAACCAGCAAGGTCTTTCTCCTAACAGGTGGTCCCGGAACAGGAAAAACAACTGTTATTCGAGGCATTTTGCAGGCTTACGCGAACCTGCATCAGATTGATTTGGATAAAAAAGACCTTCCTATCTTGTTAGCAGCTCCAACAGGTCGGGCTGCACGTCGCATGAATGAGTTGACTGGACTTCCTAGCGCAACCATCCACAGGCACTTAGGCCTCAATGGCGACAACGATTACCAAGCCATGGAGGATTATCTAGACTGCGACCTGCTGATTGTCGATGAATTTTCAATGGTGGATACCTGGCTTGCCAACCAGTTGTTAGGAGCTATTAACTCAACAACTCAAGTGATTATTGTCGGAGATAGTGACCAGCTTCCTTCGGTTGGACCCGGTCAAGTCCTGTCAGATCTTTTAAAAGTCAATAGCCTGCCCCAAATCGCCTTGCAAAAGATATTTCGTCAATCCCAAGAATCTACTATTGTCAATTTGGCAGACCAGATGCGTCGAGGAATCTTAGCTGCTGACTTTCGTGATAAAAAAGCTGACCGTTCTTATTTTGAAGCCCAAGCAGCCTTTATCCCTGACATGATTCAAAAAATTGTCCTATCTGCTATTAAAAGTGGCATCCCTGCTGAGGAAATTCAAATTTTAGCACCTATGTACAAAGGACAAGCTGGCATCAATCATCTTAATCAACTCATGCAAGAACTTCTCAATCCCTTGCAAGGACAAACAGAATTTCTGTTCAATGATACGCATTTTCGTAAAGGTGATAAAGTCCTGCACTTAGTCAACGATGCTCAGTTGAATGTCTTTAACGGAGATATTGGTTATATTACAGATTTGATTCCTGCTAAATACACCGAATCTAAGCAAGACGAATTAATCTTAGATTTTGACGGTAGCGAAGTCACGTACCCTAGAAATGAATGGCTAAAATTAACCCTGGCCTATGCCATGAGCATTCATAAATCGCAAGGGAGTGAGTTTCAAGTGGTGATTTTACCTATCACACGCCAAAGCGGCCGACTCTTGCAACGAAATGTGATTTACACGGCCATTACTCGGTCTAAAAGTAAGTTAATTCTGTTGGGAGAATATACTGCCTTTGAGTATGCTATTAAACACGAAGGCGATAAACGCCAAACCTACTTGATCGAACGCTTCCAAGAACAATCCGACTTAGCCTCCTCTCAACCTAACCAAGAGCTAAAATCAAAAGAGCAGACCTCCCTTTTTTCTAATACGGCAACCCTTGAGGACGACTCTCAAAAATCTTCCTCTCAATCAACAAACTCTAACCCCACTGAGAACTCTCAGTCAGATAATGATGATTTTAGGTTAACACCTGAGAATTATTCGACTATCGATTCGATGATAGGGCTTACAGAATCAGATATTGCCCTCTTTTTCCAGAAAAAATCCTAG
- the dinB gene encoding DNA polymerase IV yields MLIFPLINDTSRKIIHIDMDAFFAAVEERDNPALKGKPVVIGKDPRETGGRGVVSTCNYEARKYGIHSAMSSKEAYERCPKAIFISGNYEKYRTVGDQIRRIFKRYTDVVEPMSIDEAYLDVTDNKLGIKSAVKIAKLIQHDIWKEVGLTCSAGVSYNKFLAKLASDFEKPHGLTLVLKEDALCFLAKLPIEKFHGVGKKSVKKLHDMGIYTGQDLLAVPEMTLIDHFGRFGFDLYRKARGISNSPVKSDRIRKSIGSERTYAKLLYQETDIKAEISKNVKRVAALLQDHKKLGKTIVLKVRYADFTTLTKRVTLPELTRNAAQIEQVAGDIFDSLSENPAGIRLLGVTMTNLEDKVADISLDL; encoded by the coding sequence ATGCTTATTTTTCCACTGATTAATGACACGTCACGAAAAATCATCCATATTGACATGGATGCCTTTTTTGCTGCAGTTGAGGAAAGGGATAACCCTGCTTTAAAAGGAAAGCCTGTTGTGATTGGGAAAGATCCAAGAGAAACAGGTGGTCGCGGAGTTGTTTCCACTTGTAATTACGAAGCGAGAAAATATGGCATTCATTCGGCCATGAGCTCTAAGGAAGCTTATGAGCGTTGTCCCAAAGCCATTTTTATTTCAGGAAATTATGAAAAGTATCGAACAGTTGGAGACCAGATCCGCCGTATTTTTAAGCGTTATACTGATGTGGTAGAGCCTATGTCCATTGACGAGGCTTACCTTGATGTGACTGATAATAAGTTGGGGATTAAGTCAGCCGTCAAAATAGCCAAGCTGATTCAGCATGATATCTGGAAAGAAGTAGGATTGACCTGTTCAGCAGGTGTGTCTTATAACAAATTTTTGGCTAAATTGGCTAGTGATTTTGAAAAACCTCATGGCCTCACTCTAGTCTTGAAAGAAGATGCCCTGTGCTTTTTAGCCAAACTCCCCATTGAAAAGTTTCATGGTGTTGGTAAAAAATCAGTTAAAAAACTGCATGACATGGGGATTTATACAGGACAGGATTTGTTGGCAGTTCCTGAAATGACCTTGATTGATCATTTTGGTCGGTTTGGTTTTGACCTTTACCGTAAAGCGAGAGGCATCAGCAATTCTCCTGTCAAGTCTGATCGGATACGCAAGTCAATTGGCAGTGAGAGAACCTACGCTAAACTGCTTTATCAAGAAACAGACATCAAGGCAGAGATCAGTAAAAATGTTAAGCGCGTGGCCGCTCTCTTACAAGACCATAAAAAGTTAGGCAAGACCATTGTGCTCAAAGTGCGTTATGCTGATTTTACCACCTTGACAAAACGTGTCACCTTGCCAGAATTAACCAGAAATGCCGCACAAATTGAGCAAGTAGCTGGGGATATTTTTGACAGCTTAAGCGAAAATCCTGCTGGTATCCGCCTGTTAGGGGTAACCATGACCAATTTGGAGGATAAGGTAGCTGATATTTCCTTGGACCTATAG
- the pflB gene encoding formate C-acetyltransferase: MATVKTNTDVFEKAWEGFKGTDWKEKASVSRFVQANYTPYDGDESFLAGATERSLHIKKVIEETKAHYEATRFPYDTRPTSIADIPAGFIDKENELIYGIQNDELFKLNFMPKGGIRMAETTLKENGYEPDPAVHEIFTKYVTTVNDGIFRAYTSNIRRARHAHTVTGLPDAYSRGRIIGVYARLALYGADYLMQEKVNDWNAITEIDEESIRLREEVNLQYQALGEVVKLGDLYGVDVRRPAQNVKEAIQWVNIAFMAVCRVINGAATSLGRVPIVLDIFAERDLARGTFTESEIQEFVDDFVLKLRTVKFGRTKAYDALYSGDPTFITTSMAGMGNDGRHRVTKMDYRFLNTLDNIGNSPEPNLTVLWTDQLPETFRRYCMKMSHKHSSIQYEGVTTMAKEGYGEMSCISCCVSPLDPENEEQRHNIQYFGARVNVLKALLTGLNGGYDDVHRDYKVFNVVEPITSEVLEYDEVMANFEKSLDWLTDTYVDALNIIHYMTDKYNYEAVQMAFLPTHQRANMGFGICGFANTVDTLSAIKYATVKTIRDENGYIYDYEVTGDFPRYGEDDDRVDDIAKWLMEAYHTRLASHKLYKNAEASVSLLTITSNVAYSKQTGNSPVHRGVFLNEDGTVNTSQVEFFSPGANPSNKAKGGWLQNLNSLAKLEFSHANDGISLTTQVSPRALGKTFDEQVDNLVTVLDGYFENGGQHVNLNVMDLNDVYDKIMNGEDVIVRISGYCVNTKYLTPEQKTELTQRVFHEVLSMDDAAEAISSK; encoded by the coding sequence ATGGCAACTGTTAAAACCAATACAGATGTTTTCGAAAAAGCTTGGGAAGGCTTTAAAGGAACTGACTGGAAAGAAAAAGCAAGTGTCTCACGTTTTGTACAAGCTAACTACACCCCATACGATGGCGATGAATCTTTCTTGGCTGGTGCTACTGAACGTTCACTTCACATCAAAAAAGTTATCGAAGAAACAAAAGCACACTATGAAGCTACACGTTTCCCATACGATACTCGTCCAACTTCAATTGCTGACATTCCTGCTGGTTTCATCGATAAAGAAAATGAATTAATTTATGGTATTCAAAACGATGAATTGTTCAAATTGAACTTCATGCCAAAAGGTGGTATCCGTATGGCGGAAACGACCCTTAAAGAAAACGGCTATGAACCAGACCCAGCAGTACATGAAATCTTTACTAAGTATGTGACAACTGTTAACGACGGTATCTTCCGCGCTTATACTTCAAATATTCGTCGCGCTCGTCATGCCCACACTGTAACTGGTCTTCCAGATGCTTACTCACGTGGACGTATCATCGGTGTTTACGCTCGTCTTGCTCTTTACGGTGCTGACTACTTGATGCAAGAAAAAGTCAATGACTGGAATGCTATCACTGAAATCGATGAAGAATCCATTCGTCTTCGCGAAGAAGTTAACCTTCAATACCAAGCTCTTGGTGAAGTGGTTAAACTTGGTGACCTTTACGGAGTTGATGTTCGTCGCCCAGCACAAAACGTTAAAGAAGCTATCCAATGGGTAAACATCGCTTTCATGGCTGTATGTCGTGTGATCAACGGTGCTGCTACTTCTCTTGGACGTGTGCCAATCGTTCTTGATATCTTTGCAGAACGTGACCTTGCTCGCGGTACCTTTACAGAATCAGAAATCCAAGAATTTGTTGATGATTTTGTCCTTAAACTCCGTACCGTAAAATTTGGTCGTACGAAAGCTTACGATGCGCTTTACTCAGGTGACCCAACATTCATCACAACTTCTATGGCTGGTATGGGTAACGATGGTCGTCACCGTGTAACTAAGATGGACTACCGTTTCTTGAACACGCTTGATAATATTGGTAACTCTCCAGAACCAAACTTGACTGTTCTTTGGACTGACCAACTGCCAGAAACATTCCGTCGCTACTGTATGAAAATGAGCCACAAGCACTCTTCTATCCAATATGAAGGTGTGACAACAATGGCTAAAGAAGGTTATGGTGAAATGTCATGTATTTCATGTTGTGTGTCACCACTTGACCCAGAAAATGAAGAACAACGTCATAACATCCAATACTTCGGTGCTCGTGTAAACGTTCTTAAAGCCCTTCTTACTGGTCTTAACGGTGGTTACGATGATGTTCACAGAGACTACAAAGTGTTTAACGTTGTTGAACCAATCACATCAGAAGTTCTTGAGTACGACGAAGTTATGGCTAACTTTGAGAAATCTCTTGACTGGTTGACAGATACTTATGTAGATGCGCTTAACATCATCCACTACATGACTGATAAATACAACTACGAAGCAGTTCAAATGGCCTTCTTGCCAACACACCAACGTGCTAACATGGGATTCGGTATCTGTGGTTTCGCTAACACAGTTGATACCTTGTCAGCTATTAAATACGCAACTGTTAAAACTATCCGCGATGAAAATGGCTACATCTATGACTACGAAGTAACAGGTGACTTCCCTCGTTACGGTGAAGATGACGACCGTGTTGATGACATCGCGAAATGGTTGATGGAAGCTTACCACACACGTCTTGCAAGCCACAAACTTTACAAGAATGCTGAGGCTTCAGTATCACTTCTTACCATCACTTCAAACGTTGCTTACTCTAAACAAACTGGTAACTCTCCAGTTCACCGCGGCGTCTTCTTAAACGAAGATGGTACAGTTAACACTAGCCAAGTGGAATTCTTCTCACCAGGTGCTAACCCATCTAACAAAGCAAAAGGTGGCTGGTTACAAAACCTTAACTCACTTGCTAAACTGGAATTCTCACATGCTAACGATGGTATCTCATTGACTACTCAAGTATCACCTCGTGCTCTTGGTAAAACATTTGACGAACAAGTTGACAACTTGGTAACAGTGCTTGACGGTTACTTTGAAAATGGTGGTCAGCACGTTAACTTGAACGTTATGGACCTTAACGATGTTTATGACAAAATCATGAACGGCGAAGACGTTATCGTACGTATCTCTGGTTACTGTGTCAACACCAAATACCTTACACCAGAACAAAAAACTGAATTGACACAACGTGTCTTCCACGAAGTGCTTTCCATGGACGATGCTGCTGAAGCTATTTCAAGTAAATAG
- a CDS encoding serine hydrolase domain-containing protein, protein MVYEMTLAVIKCIENHLHKKVYKGASLALFQSGRWQEYHIGTIDGRRPVDANLVYDLASVSKVVGVATICNILLNNGTLALDDPLKVYYPSIADATVTIRQLLTHTSGLDPYIPNRDVLNAQQLRKALNHLTQKENKNFYYTDVNFLLLGFMLEELFSESLDQIFDKTIFTPFGMYHTSFGPRPEAVPTLKGVSDGEVHDPKAKILKKHSGSAGLFSTLADLESFSNHYLNDPFSDCLWRNYSQQTIERSLGWNLDGDWISHTGYTGPFLMLNKKEQTAAIFLTNRTYDEDDKSKWLKERQLLYNALKHDLTTPVS, encoded by the coding sequence ATGGTTTACGAAATGACTTTGGCGGTCATTAAATGTATTGAAAACCATCTTCACAAAAAAGTATACAAAGGGGCCAGTCTGGCTCTCTTTCAATCTGGTCGATGGCAAGAATACCATATCGGAACAATTGATGGAAGACGACCAGTTGATGCTAACTTAGTTTATGACTTGGCTAGTGTTTCAAAAGTTGTTGGTGTGGCCACAATATGCAATATTTTATTGAATAATGGTACGTTAGCATTAGATGATCCCTTAAAGGTATATTATCCTAGTATTGCTGATGCGACTGTCACTATTCGACAGTTATTGACTCATACCAGTGGTCTTGATCCTTATATTCCTAACAGAGATGTTTTAAATGCACAACAATTAAGAAAAGCACTTAATCATCTTACTCAAAAAGAAAATAAAAACTTTTATTACACAGATGTCAATTTCCTCTTGTTAGGCTTCATGTTAGAAGAGCTCTTTAGTGAATCTTTAGACCAGATATTTGACAAGACTATCTTTACTCCCTTTGGGATGTATCATACGTCTTTTGGCCCTCGTCCAGAAGCTGTACCAACATTAAAGGGTGTGAGTGATGGAGAAGTTCATGATCCCAAAGCAAAAATCTTAAAAAAACATTCTGGATCTGCGGGGCTATTTTCAACTCTTGCAGATTTAGAAAGTTTTAGCAATCATTATCTTAATGATCCATTTTCAGATTGTCTGTGGCGCAACTACAGCCAACAAACAATTGAGCGGTCACTAGGGTGGAATTTAGATGGCGATTGGATTAGTCATACAGGTTACACAGGGCCGTTTCTAATGCTTAATAAAAAAGAGCAAACGGCAGCTATTTTTTTGACCAACCGTACTTACGACGAGGATGATAAAAGTAAATGGTTAAAAGAACGTCAGTTGCTTTACAATGCACTAAAGCATGATCTGACAACCCCCGTATCGTAA
- a CDS encoding CppA N-terminal domain-containing protein, with the protein MTLMENITFKTPVLRVNDRDLNIAFYQNNLGLRLVSEENAIAIFSSWGEGQECFVIEESPSVRTRAVEGPKKVNTIVIKTNQPKEIEQLLAHGAHYDALFKGQNGYAFETISPEGDRFLLHAEQDIKHLQGTDLPSLEKDATFKGLTQFKFDIIVLNVISEERSKAFYRDLFSDQLPITMDFIQEEGPDLAIDPHIAWDLEILEFQVSKDYDMKVLKATLEEDGHKVYIDKKHKVLVLSDPSQIEVWFTK; encoded by the coding sequence ATGACTTTAATGGAAAATATTACCTTTAAAACTCCAGTATTACGCGTTAATGATCGCGACCTTAATATTGCATTTTATCAAAATAATTTAGGGCTTCGTTTAGTATCTGAAGAAAATGCGATTGCTATCTTTTCATCTTGGGGAGAAGGGCAGGAATGTTTTGTAATTGAAGAGTCACCTTCAGTTAGAACGCGTGCGGTAGAAGGCCCTAAAAAGGTTAATACGATTGTCATCAAAACAAATCAACCTAAAGAAATCGAACAATTATTAGCTCATGGAGCACATTATGACGCTCTTTTTAAAGGTCAAAATGGCTATGCCTTTGAGACTATTTCCCCAGAAGGAGACCGATTCTTGTTGCATGCTGAACAAGATATTAAACATCTCCAAGGTACTGATTTACCATCGCTTGAAAAAGATGCGACTTTTAAAGGTTTAACTCAATTTAAGTTTGATATTATTGTTTTAAATGTTATTAGTGAAGAACGCTCAAAAGCTTTTTATCGGGATCTGTTTAGTGATCAGTTACCTATTACTATGGATTTTATTCAAGAAGAAGGTCCCGATTTGGCAATTGATCCCCATATTGCTTGGGATTTAGAAATTTTAGAATTTCAAGTCTCAAAGGACTATGATATGAAGGTCCTAAAAGCAACTTTAGAAGAAGACGGGCACAAGGTCTACATTGATAAAAAACACAAAGTATTGGTCCTTTCTGATCCAAGTCAGATCGAAGTATGGTTTACGAAATGA
- a CDS encoding sulfite exporter TauE/SafE family protein, with product MNELLILRLIQALLVSAMLFIFFMLVKHLKKNKINPFKRFWTGFWIGLLTDALDTLGIGSFATTTTCFKLTKLVTDDRQLPGTMTVAHVLPVLIQSLCFIFVVKVEVLTLLAMAAAAFIGAYFGTHITKNWHAPTVQRILGSLLIIAAIIMIIRIIYHPGEHLSDTIHGLHGIWLFVGIGFNFIVGVLMTMGLGNYAPELIFFSLMGLSPTVAMPVMMLDAAMIMTASSSQFIKANRVSWDGFAGIVSGGIIGVLLAVFFLTNLDINSLKLLVIAIVFFTGGMLIRSSFTSHKQQTNR from the coding sequence ATGAACGAATTGCTTATCCTTAGACTGATACAAGCTTTGCTAGTTTCGGCAATGCTTTTTATTTTCTTTATGTTAGTAAAACATCTTAAAAAAAATAAGATCAATCCTTTTAAACGCTTTTGGACGGGGTTTTGGATTGGCCTGCTAACAGATGCCCTTGACACCCTTGGGATAGGGTCTTTTGCTACTACCACAACGTGCTTTAAGTTAACTAAATTAGTCACTGACGATAGACAATTGCCTGGCACTATGACCGTAGCTCATGTGCTTCCGGTGCTCATTCAATCTCTTTGCTTTATTTTTGTCGTAAAAGTTGAGGTTCTAACTTTACTTGCTATGGCTGCAGCAGCCTTTATTGGAGCTTATTTTGGGACTCATATTACAAAAAACTGGCATGCTCCAACTGTCCAACGAATCCTTGGTAGTCTTTTAATCATAGCAGCTATAATCATGATCATTAGAATAATCTACCATCCAGGAGAACACCTTTCAGACACCATTCATGGCCTCCATGGCATCTGGCTTTTTGTTGGAATTGGTTTTAATTTTATCGTTGGAGTCTTGATGACTATGGGGTTAGGCAATTATGCTCCAGAATTGATTTTCTTTTCATTAATGGGTCTTAGCCCAACAGTTGCTATGCCTGTTATGATGCTAGATGCAGCTATGATTATGACAGCTTCTAGTAGCCAGTTTATCAAAGCAAACCGTGTCAGTTGGGATGGTTTTGCTGGAATTGTTTCTGGTGGTATTATTGGCGTTTTACTAGCTGTGTTTTTCTTAACGAATTTAGATATTAATAGCTTGAAACTTCTGGTCATCGCTATCGTTTTCTTCACTGGTGGAATGCTGATTCGTTCCTCCTTTACCTCTCATAAGCAACAAACAAATAGATAA